In bacterium, one DNA window encodes the following:
- a CDS encoding polyprenyl synthetase family protein, protein MNRGDGLDAALPRERRVVDSRLRRIMRAQKGVPARLRAAMAHSLFSGGKRLRPVLLLWTYDALKARRASSRDRALDVACAIELLHTYSLIHDDLPAMDDDVLRRGVPTCHIAFDEATAILAGDGLQALAFAVVAGVPRRGAALVSLLATAAGPSGMVGGQQEDLDAEGRTPDAALIRRIHRGKTARLISAPMAAGALLSGAGEACAAQVARAGLQLGMAFQANDDLLDVEGDTEKLGKTAGKDAKSGKATWIRLAGVRAARRRTAAYGRRGLRLLADCLPDNAHAARLLDLGRLLWDRES, encoded by the coding sequence TTGAATCGTGGGGACGGATTGGACGCGGCCCTGCCGAGGGAACGCCGGGTCGTCGACAGCCGACTGCGGCGGATCATGCGGGCACAGAAGGGCGTTCCCGCCAGACTGCGGGCGGCCATGGCGCATTCGCTCTTCAGCGGCGGCAAGCGCCTGCGGCCGGTGCTGCTGTTATGGACTTACGACGCCTTGAAAGCCCGGCGTGCGTCCTCGCGCGACCGCGCCCTGGATGTGGCGTGCGCCATCGAGCTGTTACATACCTACTCGCTCATCCACGACGACCTGCCGGCCATGGACGACGACGTCCTGCGCCGGGGCGTGCCGACGTGCCACATAGCCTTCGACGAGGCTACGGCCATTCTGGCCGGGGACGGCCTGCAGGCGCTCGCCTTCGCCGTCGTGGCCGGCGTACCGCGCCGCGGCGCGGCCCTGGTGTCCCTGCTGGCGACCGCGGCCGGGCCATCCGGCATGGTGGGGGGGCAGCAGGAGGACCTGGACGCCGAGGGGCGGACCCCGGACGCCGCGCTGATCAGACGCATCCACCGGGGCAAGACCGCGCGACTGATCTCGGCGCCCATGGCCGCGGGCGCCCTGCTGTCCGGCGCCGGTGAGGCGTGTGCGGCCCAGGTGGCGCGGGCCGGTTTGCAACTCGGCATGGCCTTCCAGGCGAACGACGACCTGCTCGACGTCGAGGGCGACACGGAGAAGCTGGGCAAGACCGCCGGCAAGGACGCGAAATCGGGCAAGGCCACCTGGATCAGGCTGGCGGGCGTACGGGCGGCGCGCCGCCGCACCGCGGCCTACGGGCGCCGGGGATTGCGTCTGCTGGCGGACTGTCTGCCCGACAATGCGCACGCGGCGCGGCTGCTGGATCTCGGTCGGCTGCTGTGGGATCGAGAAAGCTGA
- the dxs gene encoding 1-deoxy-D-xylulose-5-phosphate synthase: MTSILHNLTGPEDLAHLSPAQLEGLCGELRDEIISTVATTGGHLGASLGVVELTVALHHLFHSPADKIIWDVGHQAYGHKLLTGRRERFDTLRQEDGISGFPKRSENPHDAYGVGHASTSISAALGFAKARDLKGEGNAVIAVIGDGALTGGLAYEGLNNAGQTQTDLIVVLNDNEMSISPNVGAIAKYLTRITSGQLYTRFEADLWRILGRFPRGKTAQKLAGRIKDGLKQIIVPTILFEELGFKYFGPIDGHDLPLLVKTLDSVRKLKGPVLVHAVTRKGKGYSFAENDRPRYHGVGKFDRKQGLKPSDGGTPSYTSVFGRALVRAAETDDRIVAITAAMPEGTGLDLFRDAHPDRFFDVGIAEQHAVTFACGLACEGLKPVVAIYSTFLQRAYDQIIHDAALQKLPVVFAIDRAGVVGEDGPTHHGSFDLTYLRAIPDLVIMAPKDEHELRRMLVTCLAHEAGPTALRYPRGAGQGVPLPDDVETLAIGKGEPLRRGDDVCLLAVGSMVAPSVEAARRLAEAGVEATVVNMRFVKPLDEEILQTAYAHHRLVVTLEENTLAGGFGAAVLEWAAMHAPEPVTPTLSIGIPDQFMAHAPRSALLTRMGLDADTIAERVLTRLNSRDGVRARSAGL; the protein is encoded by the coding sequence ATGACCTCGATCCTGCACAACCTGACCGGTCCGGAGGACCTCGCACATCTTTCGCCCGCCCAGCTGGAAGGGTTGTGCGGCGAACTGCGCGATGAGATCATCTCGACCGTGGCGACGACTGGCGGTCATCTCGGCGCCAGCCTCGGCGTGGTGGAACTGACGGTCGCTCTGCACCACCTCTTCCACTCTCCCGCCGACAAGATCATCTGGGACGTGGGGCATCAGGCCTACGGCCACAAGCTGTTGACCGGGCGGCGCGAGCGCTTCGACACCCTGCGCCAGGAAGACGGCATCAGCGGCTTCCCCAAGCGCAGCGAGAACCCGCACGACGCCTACGGCGTGGGACACGCCAGCACGTCGATAAGTGCCGCCCTGGGATTCGCGAAGGCCCGCGATCTCAAGGGGGAGGGCAACGCCGTGATCGCCGTGATCGGCGATGGTGCCCTGACAGGCGGGTTGGCCTACGAGGGGTTGAACAACGCCGGCCAGACGCAGACGGACCTGATCGTGGTGCTCAACGACAACGAGATGAGCATCTCCCCGAACGTGGGCGCCATCGCCAAGTACCTGACGCGCATCACGTCGGGACAGCTCTACACGCGATTCGAGGCGGATCTCTGGCGCATCCTCGGCAGGTTCCCGCGGGGCAAGACCGCCCAGAAGCTGGCGGGGCGCATCAAGGACGGGCTGAAGCAGATAATCGTCCCCACCATCCTCTTCGAGGAGCTGGGTTTCAAGTATTTCGGCCCCATCGATGGCCACGACCTGCCGCTGCTCGTCAAGACCCTGGATTCCGTGCGCAAGCTCAAGGGACCCGTGCTGGTGCACGCGGTCACGCGCAAGGGCAAGGGGTATTCCTTCGCCGAGAACGACCGTCCCCGCTACCACGGCGTGGGCAAGTTCGACCGCAAGCAGGGCCTGAAGCCGAGCGACGGCGGCACGCCCAGCTATACTTCTGTCTTCGGACGCGCGCTGGTGCGCGCCGCGGAGACGGACGACCGCATCGTGGCGATCACGGCCGCCATGCCCGAGGGCACCGGACTGGACCTGTTCCGCGACGCCCATCCGGACCGCTTCTTCGACGTGGGCATCGCCGAGCAGCACGCGGTCACCTTCGCCTGTGGTCTCGCCTGCGAGGGACTCAAGCCGGTGGTGGCCATCTACTCCACCTTCCTCCAGCGGGCCTACGATCAGATCATACACGACGCGGCACTGCAGAAACTGCCGGTAGTCTTCGCCATCGACCGTGCCGGTGTAGTGGGCGAGGACGGTCCGACACACCACGGATCTTTCGATCTCACCTACCTGCGCGCGATCCCCGACCTGGTGATCATGGCGCCCAAGGACGAGCACGAGCTGCGCCGGATGCTGGTAACGTGCTTGGCTCACGAGGCCGGCCCCACGGCCCTACGGTATCCGCGCGGTGCCGGACAGGGCGTACCCCTGCCCGACGACGTCGAAACGCTCGCCATCGGCAAGGGGGAACCCCTGCGACGGGGAGACGACGTCTGCCTGCTCGCCGTGGGCAGCATGGTGGCGCCGTCGGTCGAGGCCGCGCGGCGTCTCGCCGAGGCGGGCGTCGAGGCCACGGTCGTGAACATGAGGTTCGTGAAACCCCTGGACGAGGAAATCCTCCAGACGGCCTACGCCCACCATCGCCTCGTGGTGACCCTCGAGGAGAACACCCTGGCCGGCGGTTTCGGCGCCGCCGTGCTGGAATGGGCGGCGATGCACGCGCCCGAACCCGTCACGCCGACCCTGTCGATCGGGATACCCGACCAGTTCATGGCACACGCTCCCCGCAGCGCCTTGCTCACCAGGATGGGGCTGGACGCCGATACGATCGCCGAGCGGGTCCTCACACGCCTCAACAGCCGAGACGGCGTGAGAGCCCGTTCCGCCGGCCTATAA
- a CDS encoding NAD(+)/NADH kinase, whose translation MGLTTIGLFGNPEKEEIGGAIAHVIERSKAEGIATAAQRELAALVDAETRICESAELARVSDVIITLGGDGTMLRAARSLDDSDTPLLGINLGALGYLTDVPLSELDDALDQLISGDYTSTPRARVLGVVQRDGEEVARCTALNDIVVNMGPLPRALHMEVRLDNVTLGRFLGDGLIVSTSTGSTAYNLSAGGPIIHPGVSALVVNPICPHSLAIRPLLVPIEKTVELRLHYVGRGATLTADGQEATPLQEGDRIVYRRADEPVYLVKFPSSDFFRAMQSKLQWGAINRRQTGP comes from the coding sequence ATGGGTCTGACGACCATTGGTCTCTTCGGCAATCCCGAGAAGGAGGAGATCGGCGGCGCCATCGCGCACGTCATCGAGCGGAGCAAGGCCGAGGGCATCGCCACGGCGGCCCAGCGGGAGCTCGCAGCGCTGGTCGACGCGGAAACGCGCATCTGCGAGTCCGCCGAGTTGGCGCGCGTCTCCGATGTGATCATAACGCTCGGCGGCGACGGCACCATGCTGAGGGCCGCGCGTTCCCTGGACGACAGCGATACGCCCCTGCTGGGTATCAACCTCGGCGCGCTCGGTTATCTCACCGACGTGCCCCTCTCGGAGCTCGACGACGCCCTGGACCAGCTCATCAGCGGCGACTACACGTCCACGCCGCGCGCTCGCGTGCTGGGCGTGGTCCAGCGGGACGGGGAGGAGGTTGCCCGCTGCACGGCGTTGAATGACATCGTCGTCAACATGGGACCCCTGCCCCGCGCCCTGCATATGGAAGTGCGCCTGGACAACGTGACCCTCGGACGCTTCCTGGGCGACGGCCTGATCGTCAGTACGTCCACCGGTTCCACCGCCTACAACCTCTCGGCGGGCGGTCCCATCATCCATCCGGGCGTCAGCGCCCTAGTGGTGAATCCCATCTGCCCCCATAGTCTGGCCATCCGGCCTTTGCTGGTCCCTATCGAGAAGACGGTCGAATTACGGCTGCACTACGTCGGCCGCGGGGCCACCCTGACGGCCGACGGTCAGGAGGCCACGCCGCTCCAGGAAGGGGACAGGATCGTCTACCGCCGGGCCGACGAACCGGTCTATCTCGTCAAGTTTCCCAGCAGCGATTTCTTCCGCGCCATGCAGAGCAAGCTCCAGTGGGGAGCCATCAACCGCCGCCAGACCGGTCCTTGA
- a CDS encoding nucleotide sugar dehydrogenase produces the protein MKICNKFESREARLAVIGLGYVGLPLAMEYTKQGFEVVGIDLMREKVGQLNRGESYIIDVPSADVQSALATGRFKATTEAADLATCDSVNICVPTPLGKTQDPDMTYIQSAVDAIVPHLHRGMLVILESTTYPGTCEEVILPRLAETGLIVGEDFYLAFSPERVDPGNPVYHTRNIPKVVGGVTPDCTAAAACLYGQVMDAVVPVSTARVAETVKLLENTYRSVNIGLVNEIALLCNSMDIDVWEVIEAASTKPFGFMPFYPGPGLGGHCIPIDPFYFSWKAKQVGMEARFIELAGHVNGSMPRHVVNLVADALNEVMRSIKGSRILVVGVAYKPDIDDVRESPALDIMEMLHKRGGEVWWHDPHVEALSGLTGIRKLDTWSVAALDGFDAAVIVTPHRGVDHGLLLEAGPMIIDTRNALKGRRSDKLVRL, from the coding sequence ATGAAGATCTGCAACAAGTTCGAGAGCAGGGAAGCGCGTCTGGCCGTCATCGGGCTGGGCTATGTCGGGTTGCCGCTCGCCATGGAATACACCAAGCAGGGTTTCGAGGTGGTCGGTATCGATCTGATGCGGGAAAAGGTCGGCCAGCTGAACCGTGGCGAGAGCTACATCATCGATGTTCCCTCCGCGGACGTGCAGAGCGCCTTGGCGACAGGGCGCTTCAAGGCGACGACCGAGGCCGCTGATCTCGCGACCTGCGACAGCGTGAACATCTGCGTGCCGACGCCGCTGGGCAAGACGCAGGATCCGGACATGACCTACATACAGTCGGCGGTCGACGCGATCGTGCCGCACCTGCACAGGGGCATGCTCGTCATCCTGGAGAGCACGACCTATCCGGGCACCTGCGAGGAAGTGATCCTGCCGCGCCTGGCCGAGACGGGCCTGATCGTGGGGGAGGATTTCTATCTGGCCTTCTCGCCGGAGCGGGTGGATCCCGGCAACCCGGTCTACCACACCAGGAACATCCCCAAGGTGGTCGGCGGCGTCACTCCGGACTGCACGGCCGCGGCGGCCTGTCTCTACGGTCAGGTGATGGATGCGGTGGTGCCGGTCTCGACGGCCCGCGTCGCCGAGACCGTCAAGCTCCTGGAGAACACCTACCGCAGCGTGAACATCGGCCTGGTGAACGAGATCGCCCTGCTCTGCAACTCGATGGACATCGACGTCTGGGAAGTGATCGAGGCCGCCAGCACGAAGCCGTTCGGCTTCATGCCCTTCTATCCCGGTCCCGGGCTGGGCGGCCACTGCATTCCCATCGATCCGTTCTATTTCTCCTGGAAGGCGAAGCAGGTCGGCATGGAGGCGCGTTTCATCGAGCTGGCCGGACACGTGAACGGATCGATGCCGCGGCACGTGGTCAATCTGGTGGCCGACGCCCTCAACGAGGTGATGCGCTCGATCAAGGGCAGCCGCATCCTGGTCGTCGGCGTGGCGTACAAGCCCGACATCGACGACGTGCGGGAATCCCCGGCCCTGGATATCATGGAGATGCTGCACAAGCGCGGGGGAGAGGTCTGGTGGCACGACCCCCATGTCGAGGCGCTGAGCGGCTTGACCGGAATACGGAAACTGGATACCTGGTCGGTCGCGGCCCTGGACGGCTTCGACGCGGCCGTGATCGTGACGCCCCACCGGGGCGTGGACCACGGGCTGCTGCTGGAGGCGGGGCCCATGATCATCGACACACGCAATGCGCTCAAGGGCAGGCGCAGTGACAAGCTGGTGCGGTTGTAA
- a CDS encoding SDR family oxidoreductase, with amino-acid sequence MQKALVTGGAGFIGSHLAAALVERGWDVTVLDNLSTGKLANMDTFRDRVRFVEGSIADAATVQDCCRGVDVVFHQAALASVPRSVDDPFTSNLHNIDGTLQVLLAARDAGVKRLVYAASSSAYGDSPTLPKREDMPSAPMSPYAVQKYVGELYLKVFADLYGLSSVGLRYFNVFGPRQDPTSQYAAVVPIFITKLLAGESPTVNGDGSYSRDFTYIDNVVHANMCAAEAPDPGGITVNIACGDRFTLNELYEAIQEFVGTRLEPMHGPARTGDVPHSQADIALAREVIGYTPQIDFTTGLSRTVAWYKEQSARV; translated from the coding sequence ATGCAGAAGGCCTTGGTGACCGGAGGAGCGGGCTTCATCGGCTCGCATCTCGCCGCGGCGCTCGTGGAGCGCGGCTGGGACGTTACCGTCCTGGACAATCTGTCCACGGGCAAGTTGGCGAACATGGACACGTTCCGCGACAGGGTGAGGTTCGTGGAGGGATCGATCGCCGACGCCGCGACGGTGCAGGACTGCTGCCGCGGCGTGGATGTCGTCTTCCATCAGGCGGCCCTCGCCTCGGTGCCGCGGAGCGTCGATGATCCGTTCACCTCCAACCTGCACAACATAGACGGGACGTTGCAAGTCCTGCTGGCGGCGCGGGACGCCGGGGTGAAGCGACTGGTCTATGCGGCCAGCAGCTCCGCCTACGGCGACTCCCCGACGCTGCCCAAACGCGAGGATATGCCCAGCGCGCCCATGTCACCCTACGCGGTACAGAAATACGTGGGCGAGCTGTACCTGAAGGTCTTCGCGGATCTGTACGGCCTCAGCTCGGTGGGATTGAGGTACTTCAACGTGTTCGGCCCCCGGCAGGATCCCACCAGCCAGTACGCCGCGGTGGTCCCCATTTTCATCACCAAGCTGCTCGCCGGCGAGTCCCCGACCGTCAACGGCGACGGCAGCTATTCCCGCGACTTCACCTATATCGACAACGTTGTCCATGCTAATATGTGCGCGGCCGAAGCGCCCGACCCGGGCGGTATCACCGTGAACATCGCCTGCGGCGACCGCTTCACGCTGAACGAACTGTACGAGGCGATCCAGGAATTCGTGGGCACGCGCCTGGAGCCCATGCACGGACCGGCCAGGACAGGCGACGTGCCGCATTCGCAGGCGGACATCGCCCTGGCACGAGAGGTCATCGGCTACACGCCCCAGATCGATTTCACGACGGGCTTGTCTCGCACGGTGGCCTGGTACAAGGAACAATCGGCCCGGGTATGA
- a CDS encoding polysaccharide biosynthesis/export family protein has translation MSRSLCIATFMLALAMFAMTAAAQPGESLAEYRLGAGDVVQLNVLQQPSLDRSLLIRPDGTAVIPLVGEVEMAGLTVSGAEELVRQKLRLFNHDIVDISLTVTQYNALRIYVLGAVVAPGSFTFDSSPTLWDVLREAGGADPGANLAAVRVISITGNTTTTQTYDLTGLITGTGGAPQIFLRAGDTVIVPGEEGLAAAPDTGVQVFGGVASPGTYSLTEPTRLMTVLMLAGSPLEAAALDRIWWVHDTGGGRYSSRLIDISRFIEKGDMSGNPLIHPGDTIEVKRSVPGFFRTVYPLILGSISTAAAIIFTIDRVSNR, from the coding sequence ATGTCACGCAGTCTCTGCATCGCGACGTTCATGTTGGCCCTGGCCATGTTCGCCATGACGGCCGCCGCACAGCCGGGCGAGAGCCTCGCCGAATACCGTCTCGGCGCGGGTGATGTCGTGCAGCTGAACGTGCTGCAGCAGCCATCCCTGGACCGGAGCCTGCTCATCAGGCCGGACGGCACCGCGGTCATCCCGCTGGTGGGCGAAGTGGAGATGGCGGGCCTGACGGTCTCCGGGGCCGAGGAACTCGTCCGGCAGAAACTGCGCCTTTTCAACCATGACATCGTCGACATCTCGCTCACGGTGACCCAGTACAACGCCCTGCGCATCTACGTCCTCGGCGCCGTGGTCGCACCCGGCAGCTTCACCTTCGATTCATCGCCGACCTTGTGGGACGTCCTGCGCGAAGCCGGCGGCGCCGACCCCGGCGCCAACCTGGCCGCGGTGCGCGTCATCTCGATCACCGGCAACACCACGACCACGCAGACCTATGACCTCACGGGACTGATCACCGGCACGGGCGGCGCTCCCCAGATCTTCCTGAGAGCCGGCGATACGGTGATCGTGCCCGGCGAGGAGGGTCTGGCCGCGGCGCCGGACACGGGCGTGCAGGTCTTCGGCGGCGTGGCGTCTCCCGGCACCTACTCCCTCACCGAGCCCACGCGGCTGATGACGGTGCTCATGCTCGCGGGTTCGCCCCTGGAAGCCGCGGCCCTCGACAGGATCTGGTGGGTGCACGACACCGGCGGCGGTCGTTACAGCTCGCGCCTGATCGACATCTCGAGATTCATCGAGAAGGGGGACATGTCCGGCAACCCGCTGATACATCCCGGTGACACGATCGAGGTGAAGCGCAGCGTCCCGGGTTTCTTCCGCACGGTCTACCCGCTGATTCTCGGCTCCATCTCCACGGCTGCGGCGATCATCTTCACCATCGACCGCGTCAGCAATCGCTAA
- a CDS encoding flippase-like domain-containing protein: MNRALNVIKPLLLWLTAGCLVYAIFGFVLGWHDFRQGLARFPPTGIPLLVGLSLANYLMRFGRWSLYLSRLSLEVPRRESWALFFATFAMVVTPGKLGEIYKAVHLRDKRGVPLSAGLSVLIAERLTDVLAILLLAAVGLFWWDGLFAGTAARAGALLILVLAVASLRSGRLQTAMISRLSRSSRLRDRAEEVRDTLNWLPAVTSGSTAAASLSLSVAAWFCECLSLWLICGHLGHHIGLGPSVFIYAAATLAGSLAFLPGGLGGTEATLVLLLSSLDVPRGAALSVALLVRLVTLWLAVLIGLAVFAGARRVLFDPPDPHAESPRLDGAGLE, encoded by the coding sequence ATGAACCGCGCTCTCAACGTTATCAAGCCTCTTCTGCTCTGGCTGACGGCCGGATGCCTCGTCTATGCCATCTTCGGATTCGTGCTCGGCTGGCACGATTTCCGCCAGGGTCTGGCCCGCTTCCCGCCCACCGGGATACCGCTGCTGGTGGGTCTCTCACTGGCCAATTACCTCATGAGATTCGGCCGCTGGAGCCTTTACCTTAGCCGTCTCTCGCTCGAAGTGCCCAGACGCGAATCCTGGGCCCTGTTCTTCGCGACCTTCGCCATGGTCGTCACTCCCGGCAAGCTGGGTGAGATCTACAAGGCCGTGCACCTGCGCGACAAGCGTGGCGTTCCCTTGTCGGCCGGTCTGTCGGTGCTCATCGCCGAGAGGCTGACCGACGTGCTGGCCATCCTGCTGCTCGCGGCCGTGGGGCTCTTCTGGTGGGATGGGCTTTTCGCAGGCACCGCCGCCCGCGCAGGCGCCCTGCTCATCCTGGTGCTGGCCGTGGCTTCCCTGCGCTCCGGGCGGCTGCAGACGGCCATGATCTCCCGCCTCTCCCGGTCGTCCCGACTGCGTGACCGCGCCGAGGAGGTACGCGACACGTTGAATTGGCTGCCCGCAGTGACCAGCGGTTCGACCGCCGCCGCATCCCTGTCGTTGAGCGTGGCGGCCTGGTTCTGCGAGTGTCTCAGCCTCTGGCTCATCTGCGGGCACCTGGGTCACCACATCGGACTCGGGCCCTCCGTGTTCATCTATGCCGCGGCCACCCTCGCCGGCTCGCTGGCCTTCCTCCCGGGCGGTCTGGGCGGCACCGAGGCCACGCTCGTCCTGCTGCTGTCGAGCCTGGACGTACCGCGCGGTGCCGCCCTGTCGGTAGCTCTGCTCGTGCGGCTGGTCACACTCTGGCTGGCAGTTCTGATCGGCTTGGCCGTATTCGCCGGCGCCCGGCGCGTTCTCTTCGACCCCCCGGACCCGCACGCGGAAAGCCCGCGCCTCGACGGCGCGGGCCTGGAGTGA
- a CDS encoding sugar transferase, giving the protein MGLLEARRHLEEFDVPEASQNYIIGPKRSVDIVISVFALILFAVLLPLIAVAIKIDSRGPVFFLQSRIGIDRRLRRKSPCSTCPERRRVLYPGKPFRIYKLRTMRLDAEATGPQWATENDSRITRVGRILRKTRLDEFPQFMNVLRAEMSVIGPRPERLCFIRQLEHDIPLYHDRLMILPGITGLAQVINGYDTDVDSVRRKVALDKQYISNIGWRTDLRILLMTIRTVLQGEGAL; this is encoded by the coding sequence ATGGGTTTGCTGGAGGCGCGGCGCCATCTCGAGGAATTCGACGTTCCCGAGGCGTCGCAGAACTATATCATCGGACCCAAGAGATCCGTCGACATCGTCATTTCGGTTTTCGCCTTGATCCTGTTCGCGGTCTTGTTGCCGCTGATCGCCGTCGCGATCAAGATCGATTCCCGCGGACCCGTCTTCTTCCTGCAATCGCGCATCGGCATCGACCGGCGGCTGCGCCGCAAGTCGCCCTGCTCCACCTGCCCGGAGCGGCGGCGCGTGCTCTATCCCGGCAAACCCTTCCGGATCTACAAGCTGCGCACCATGCGCCTGGACGCCGAGGCGACGGGCCCCCAGTGGGCCACCGAGAACGATTCGCGTATCACGCGCGTCGGGCGCATCCTCCGCAAGACGCGTCTCGACGAATTCCCGCAGTTCATGAATGTCCTGCGCGCCGAGATGAGCGTCATCGGGCCCCGCCCGGAGCGGCTGTGCTTCATCAGGCAGCTGGAGCACGACATCCCCCTCTACCACGACCGTCTGATGATCCTGCCCGGCATCACCGGCCTCGCCCAGGTGATCAACGGCTACGATACGGACGTCGATTCCGTCCGCCGCAAGGTCGCCCTGGACAAGCAGTACATCAGCAACATCGGCTGGCGCACGGACCTGCGCATCCTGCTGATGACCATCCGCACCGTCCTGCAGGGCGAAGGCGCCCTCTGA
- a CDS encoding sigma-54 dependent transcriptional regulator produces the protein MTPQLLVIDDQAQIRQFLREALGAEGYAVETAGTGDEAVTRLTETIPDLVLLDLRLPDTSGLDLMREIHRQFPSMCVVMMTAFGEIETAVKAIKAGAFDFIPKPFNLEQLLHVIKRGLETSRHARELYTLRRQGDSYLHSPGIVMSTAPAMQDIYETVRKVIVGDKTTILIEGESGVGKDVLAGLIHASSPRSAESFLEINCAALPEKLLESELFGHEQGAFTDALHQKPGLLELAHRGTLFLDEIGEMSLTLQVKLLRVLEKQTFRRVGGVQDISVDVRLISATNRDLSRMVAEGAFREDLYYRLKVIPLLIPPLRERPEDIPALADHFLRVYNLQFQRNFEGFSAGATAAMAAYAWPGNIRELRNVLERAVLLSDGNTLSAAQLNLPGAGEARSLPLWGDLASALGGDLSDDGIPLPDMLARIEEHFVRHALEAAGGNQSHAARLLGLNRDKLRYRMKQYGLNKDEPRERA, from the coding sequence ATGACGCCCCAGCTGCTCGTCATCGACGATCAAGCCCAGATCCGCCAGTTCCTGCGCGAGGCCCTCGGCGCCGAAGGTTACGCGGTGGAGACGGCCGGCACGGGCGACGAGGCCGTGACGCGGTTGACCGAGACCATACCCGACCTGGTGCTGCTCGATCTCAGGCTTCCGGACACCAGCGGCCTGGATCTGATGCGCGAGATCCATCGCCAGTTCCCCAGCATGTGCGTGGTCATGATGACCGCTTTCGGGGAGATCGAGACCGCGGTCAAGGCCATCAAGGCCGGCGCCTTCGACTTCATCCCCAAGCCCTTCAACCTCGAGCAGCTGCTGCACGTCATCAAGCGGGGGCTGGAGACGTCGCGACACGCCCGTGAGCTCTATACCTTGCGCCGCCAGGGCGACTCCTACTTGCATTCGCCGGGCATCGTCATGAGCACGGCCCCGGCGATGCAGGACATCTACGAGACCGTCCGCAAGGTCATCGTCGGCGACAAGACCACCATCCTCATCGAAGGGGAATCCGGCGTCGGCAAGGACGTGCTGGCGGGTTTGATACATGCGTCCTCGCCGCGCAGCGCCGAGTCGTTCCTGGAGATCAACTGCGCCGCCTTGCCGGAAAAGCTCCTCGAGAGCGAGCTCTTCGGGCACGAGCAGGGCGCCTTCACCGACGCCTTGCATCAGAAGCCGGGCCTGCTGGAGCTGGCGCACAGGGGCACGCTGTTCCTGGACGAGATCGGGGAGATGAGTCTGACCCTGCAGGTCAAGCTCCTGCGGGTCCTGGAGAAGCAGACCTTCCGCAGGGTCGGCGGTGTGCAGGACATCAGCGTGGACGTGCGCCTGATCTCGGCCACCAACCGCGACCTGTCCCGCATGGTGGCCGAAGGCGCCTTCCGCGAGGATCTCTACTACCGGCTCAAGGTGATACCCCTGCTCATCCCGCCGTTGCGGGAACGGCCGGAGGATATCCCGGCCCTGGCCGATCACTTCCTCCGGGTATACAACCTGCAATTCCAGAGGAATTTCGAAGGCTTCAGCGCCGGCGCCACGGCGGCGATGGCCGCCTATGCCTGGCCCGGCAACATCCGGGAATTGCGCAACGTGCTCGAGCGGGCGGTGCTGCTTTCCGACGGGAACACCTTGTCCGCCGCGCAGTTGAATCTGCCCGGCGCGGGGGAGGCGCGGTCGCTGCCGCTGTGGGGGGACCTGGCGTCGGCGCTCGGCGGGGATCTCTCCGATGACGGCATTCCGCTGCCGGACATGTTGGCGCGCATCGAGGAACATTTCGTCAGGCATGCGCTGGAAGCGGCCGGCGGCAACCAGTCGCACGCCGCCAGGCTGCTGGGCCTGAATCGCGACAAGCTGCGCTACCGGATGAAACAGTACGGTCTCAACAAGGACGAACCTCGTGAGCGGGCGTAA